The Garra rufa chromosome 23, GarRuf1.0, whole genome shotgun sequence genome includes a region encoding these proteins:
- the sfrp1b gene encoding secreted frizzled-related protein 1b, protein MKNLLLKLWLFIAPSVFLAAEYEYYTWKPDTWGDSYGKSPQCMEIPEDLRLCFNVGYNQMLLPNLLEHETIAEVKQQAGSWVPLVHKACHPGTQVFLCSLFAPVCLERPTYPCRWLCEAVRDSCTPIMEAFGFPWPEMLSCDKFPLGDVCISMNTTSSNDTDMISPGVPSVCPPCDNEMNIDAILDHMCASEFAFKTKIKEVKIENLDRKVTLQKKRRPLKLGSMSKQELRKIVLYLKNGADCPCQQLENLGSNYLIMGRTVGKQYILTGIHKWDKSSKEFKKALKKLKSHKCPGFDTAFK, encoded by the exons ATGAAGAACCTTCTCCTCAAGCTGTGGCTCTTCATCGCTCCATCTGTCTTCCTCGCTGCCGAATATGAGTACTACACCTGGAAACCGGACACTTGGGGGGACAGTTACGGCAAAAGCCCACAGTGCATGGAAATTCCCGAGGACCTGAGGTTGTGTTTTAATGTGGGCTACAACCAGATGCTGCTTCCCAATTTGCTGGAGCATGAAACCATAGCGGAGGTGAAGCAGCAAGCGGGCAGCTGGGTTCCTCTGGTGCACAAAGCCTGTCACCCCGGCACGCAAGTGTTCCTCTGCTCGCTCTTCGCCCCCGTGTGCCTCGAAAGACCCACATATCCGTGCCGCTGGCTCTGCGAGGCTGTCCGGGACAGTTGTACCCCTATTATGGAGGCGTTTGGCTTCCCTTGGCCTGAAATGCTCAGCTGTGACAAGTTTCCCCTGGGCGACGTGTGCATTTCCATGAACACCACCAGCAGCAATGATACGGACATGATATCTCCAG gTGTCCCTTCTGTGTGTCCGCCATGTGACAATGAGATGAACATAGATGCAATTCTGGACCACATGTGTGCTAGTGAATTCG catTCAAGACAAAGATTAAGGAAGTCAAAATAGAAAACTTGGACCGAAAAGTCACTCTGCAGAAAAAGAGGAGGCCGCTGAAGCTTGGAAGTATGAGCAAGCAGGAGCTCAGGAAGATTGTTCTTTACCTGAAAAATGGAGCAGACTGTCCATGCCAACAACTGGAAAATTTAGGGAGTAACTACTTAATCATGGGCCGCACTGTGGGGAAACAGTATATACTGACAGGCATTCACAAGTGGGACAAATCTAGCAAAGAATTTAAGAAGGCCCTCAAAAAACTTAAAAGCCACAAATGTCCAGGTTTCGATACAGCGTTTAAGTGA